One genomic region from Actinocatenispora thailandica encodes:
- the npdG gene encoding NADPH-dependent F420 reductase, which yields MAFDASVLPDVSGLTVGVLGGTGPQGRGLAYRLARAGQRVVLGSRSAERGVAAAAELAGLPGADAGEVTGGDNAAAADCDVVIAALPYEGHAETLTSLRGVLTGRILVDCVNPLGFDQRGPYPVPVPEGSAAEQAATLLPETRVTAAFHHVSAVLLTDPMVATVDTDVLVLGDDRAAAETVQALAGRIAGVRGVFAGRLRNAGQIEALTANLIAINRRYKAHAGIRITDV from the coding sequence ATGGCGTTTGATGCGAGTGTGTTGCCTGACGTGTCCGGCCTGACGGTCGGCGTCCTCGGCGGAACCGGGCCGCAGGGTAGGGGCTTGGCGTACCGGCTGGCGCGGGCCGGGCAGCGAGTGGTGCTGGGGTCGCGGAGCGCCGAGCGTGGCGTGGCGGCGGCGGCGGAGCTGGCGGGGTTGCCGGGTGCGGATGCGGGAGAGGTGACCGGCGGCGACAACGCGGCGGCCGCGGACTGCGACGTGGTGATCGCCGCCCTGCCGTACGAGGGCCATGCCGAGACGCTGACCTCGCTGCGCGGCGTCCTGACCGGTCGGATCCTGGTCGACTGCGTCAACCCGCTCGGGTTCGACCAGCGCGGCCCGTACCCGGTGCCGGTGCCGGAGGGCAGTGCCGCCGAGCAGGCCGCCACGCTGCTGCCGGAGACCCGGGTCACCGCGGCCTTCCATCACGTCAGTGCGGTGCTGCTGACCGACCCGATGGTGGCCACGGTGGACACCGACGTGCTGGTGCTGGGGGACGACCGGGCGGCGGCGGAGACGGTGCAGGCGCTCGCCGGCCGGATCGCGGGGGTGCGGGGCGTGTTCGCCGGCCGGCTGCGCAACGCGGGCCAGATCGAGGCGCTGACCGCGAACCTGATCGCGATCAACCGGCGGTACAAGGCGCACGCCGGCATCCGGATCACCGACGTCTGA
- a CDS encoding histone H1-like repetitive region-containing protein translates to MATTTRSTARTGARKSTGARTATTGRKTATARTGTARKTATKRAASTRTTSARKTTTKRATPAKRATATKRATATKRPAAKRATAAKRTATKRATATKRPAAKRATATKRTATKRATAAKRPATKRATATKRPAATKRATAAKRVTATKRAAATKRVPAAKRPAAKRATAAKRTAATRATAAKRPATKRAPATKRATATKRASATKRATVTKRAPEKRTTAKRAAPARAATAKRAAPAKKATAKRTTAKRATPAKGATASRASAARKSATRPSAARKSATRPSAARKSTRTSPARKATAKRATATKRAAPAPRGAVAKRATAAKRTTVRKASAKRAPATKAASRSTTARKSTRATAAKRAPATKAARGTAARRTATRKTAVPRTATARKATTRRAGTARTAAAKRAPVRKSAAQRAPVSRATARKTTARKTTARKAPARKAAARSTAARKAPARKATARKATARTAASRPAAARRSTAARGATRKTAVATSRARTGTATRASARKTAAKRAPAARSGAARSSMAKRAPAARSGAARSSTAKRAPARKSTARSASTPRRAAKRAPARRSAVGRAPAGRRTSVRKAVAARKPSARGSAARKPASASRTASATGRARASRRRVAKRAPARTVAARTARPAAKRSTVRGESTRSAAAGTAGTRSGRAPSARAGSGARGRSGSRTVRRTGRATGSTPPRQSGTRRAPAARSVSRPSAGTGRPATRVRARPGGRSGVAGRRPRTAVARRG, encoded by the coding sequence ATGGCGACAACGACCCGAAGCACCGCACGTACCGGTGCCCGAAAGTCCACCGGTGCCCGGACCGCGACGACCGGCCGCAAGACGGCGACGGCGCGCACCGGCACCGCCCGCAAGACGGCGACCAAGCGCGCCGCATCGACTCGTACCACGTCGGCGCGCAAGACCACCACGAAGCGTGCCACGCCCGCGAAGCGTGCGACGGCAACCAAGCGTGCGACGGCTACCAAGCGTCCGGCGGCGAAGCGGGCGACCGCAGCCAAGAGGACGGCAACGAAGCGTGCGACGGCTACCAAGCGTCCGGCGGCGAAGCGGGCGACCGCGACCAAGAGGACGGCAACGAAGCGTGCGACGGCAGCGAAACGTCCGGCTACCAAGCGTGCGACCGCGACCAAGCGTCCGGCGGCAACCAAGCGTGCGACGGCGGCGAAGCGTGTGACGGCTACCAAGCGTGCTGCGGCGACGAAGCGTGTGCCGGCTGCGAAGCGTCCGGCGGCGAAGCGGGCGACCGCAGCCAAGAGGACGGCGGCGACGCGGGCGACGGCAGCGAAACGTCCGGCTACCAAGCGTGCGCCGGCTACCAAGCGTGCTACGGCCACGAAGCGGGCCTCCGCAACGAAGCGGGCGACCGTGACCAAGCGCGCTCCGGAAAAGCGGACCACGGCCAAGCGCGCGGCGCCAGCGAGGGCGGCGACCGCCAAGCGCGCGGCGCCAGCGAAGAAGGCGACAGCCAAGCGCACCACGGCCAAGCGCGCGACGCCGGCCAAGGGGGCCACGGCGTCGCGGGCCAGCGCGGCGCGCAAATCGGCGACGCGGCCCAGCGCGGCGCGCAAATCGGCGACGCGGCCCAGCGCGGCGCGCAAGTCGACGCGGACGAGCCCGGCCCGCAAGGCCACCGCGAAGCGTGCCACGGCGACGAAGCGGGCGGCGCCAGCCCCGCGCGGTGCGGTCGCCAAGCGGGCGACCGCCGCCAAGCGCACGACCGTACGGAAGGCCAGCGCGAAACGTGCACCGGCGACGAAGGCGGCATCGCGGAGCACGACGGCGCGCAAGTCGACCCGTGCGACCGCCGCGAAGCGTGCGCCGGCCACCAAGGCGGCCCGTGGCACCGCCGCCCGCCGGACGGCGACCCGCAAGACGGCCGTGCCTCGCACCGCGACCGCACGCAAGGCGACCACCCGGCGCGCGGGCACCGCTCGGACGGCCGCGGCGAAGCGTGCTCCGGTCCGCAAGTCGGCTGCCCAGCGCGCGCCCGTGAGCAGGGCGACGGCGCGCAAGACGACCGCGCGCAAGACGACCGCGCGCAAGGCGCCTGCGCGCAAGGCGGCGGCACGGAGCACCGCGGCGCGCAAGGCGCCTGCGCGGAAGGCGACCGCTCGGAAGGCGACGGCGCGTACGGCGGCCAGCCGTCCCGCGGCGGCGCGACGGTCGACGGCGGCTCGTGGGGCGACCCGGAAGACAGCGGTCGCCACGTCAAGGGCACGGACCGGCACCGCCACGCGGGCGTCGGCCCGCAAGACCGCGGCGAAGCGCGCGCCTGCGGCTCGGTCGGGTGCGGCGCGCAGCTCGATGGCGAAGCGCGCGCCTGCGGCTCGGTCCGGTGCGGCGCGCAGCTCGACGGCGAAGCGGGCGCCGGCGCGCAAGTCCACCGCACGATCGGCCAGCACGCCGCGCCGGGCCGCGAAGCGGGCTCCGGCACGCCGTTCCGCGGTCGGACGGGCGCCGGCCGGCCGACGTACCAGCGTGCGCAAGGCGGTGGCCGCGAGGAAGCCGTCCGCGCGCGGTTCGGCAGCGCGGAAACCGGCGTCCGCGAGCCGTACGGCGTCGGCAACCGGCCGGGCGCGGGCGTCCCGGCGGCGGGTGGCGAAGCGGGCTCCGGCCCGCACCGTCGCGGCTCGTACCGCCCGGCCGGCGGCCAAGCGCTCCACGGTGCGGGGCGAGAGCACCCGCTCGGCAGCCGCCGGTACCGCGGGGACGCGATCGGGCCGTGCGCCGTCCGCCCGGGCCGGTAGTGGGGCTCGGGGCAGGTCGGGCTCCCGCACCGTGCGTCGTACCGGCCGCGCCACCGGCAGCACCCCGCCGCGACAGTCCGGCACCCGGCGGGCGCCGGCGGCCCGCTCGGTGAGCCGGCCGAGCGCCGGTACCGGCCGGCCGGCGACTCGGGTGAGGGCCCGCCCGGGCGGACGCAGTGGCGTCGCCGGCCGGCGGCCCAGGACCGCCGTCGCCCGGCGCGGCTGA
- a CDS encoding IclR family transcriptional regulator, with protein sequence MTSYDTQHRGSGGATGRSGAQSVDRTLQLLDAIGAADRPCTLSELAAATGLAAPTAHRLVASLVRFGYVRQEPSRRYTLGPRLVVLGERATRLLGGWAQPWLVELRDLTGETTNLAMLDGDEMVYLTQAAGRHQMRMFTEPGRRVLPHATAVGKALLAQLPEAAVRALLSRTGMPAYTPATLTDPDQLLAQLASVRRRGYAVDDEEQETGVRCFAVALPGALDRMAISVSGPLGRISDAAIARFTPQLRRLAAELGHALG encoded by the coding sequence ATGACCTCGTACGACACCCAGCATCGGGGCTCCGGCGGTGCCACAGGGCGCTCCGGCGCCCAATCCGTCGACCGCACCCTGCAACTGCTCGACGCGATCGGCGCCGCGGACCGGCCGTGCACGCTGTCCGAGCTGGCCGCCGCCACCGGCCTCGCGGCACCCACCGCGCACCGACTCGTCGCCAGCCTGGTCCGCTTCGGCTACGTGCGGCAGGAACCCTCCCGGCGGTACACGCTGGGCCCCCGGCTGGTGGTCCTCGGCGAGCGCGCCACCCGGTTGCTCGGCGGCTGGGCCCAGCCGTGGCTGGTCGAGCTGCGCGACCTGACCGGTGAGACCACCAACCTCGCGATGCTCGACGGCGACGAAATGGTCTACCTGACGCAGGCGGCCGGGCGGCACCAGATGCGCATGTTCACCGAACCGGGGCGCCGGGTGCTGCCACACGCCACCGCGGTCGGCAAGGCGCTGCTGGCCCAGCTGCCCGAAGCGGCGGTGCGCGCGCTGCTCTCCCGTACCGGTATGCCGGCGTACACGCCGGCCACGCTCACCGACCCGGACCAACTGCTCGCCCAGCTGGCGTCGGTGCGGCGACGCGGATACGCCGTCGACGACGAGGAACAGGAGACCGGCGTGCGGTGTTTCGCCGTCGCGCTGCCAGGCGCCCTGGACCGGATGGCGATATCGGTGTCCGGACCGCTCGGACGCATCAGCGACGCCGCGATCGCCCGCTTCACTCCGCAACTGCGCCGGCTCGCCGCCGAACTCGGCCACGCATTGGGCTAG
- the aceB gene encoding malate synthase A, whose amino-acid sequence MTTLTTPDGVAVTGPVHDRYEQVLSPAALALVADLHRRFDRRRHELLAARFEQQQRLHAGGTLEFPAEAAQVRGGDWQVAPPAPGLVDRRVEITGPTDAKMTINALNSGAKVWLADFEDANTPLWENMVGGQLNLRDALTGTLSFTAPNGKRYELGEQQPTIVVRPRGWHLPEKHVTVDGERVSGSLFDFALYLVNCGRLQLDRGLGPYYYLPKMESHLEARLWNDVFTHAEATLGLDTGTIRATVLIETVPAAFCMPEILYELREHSAGLNAGRWDYLFSIIKKFRSRGADFLLPDRNAVTMTAPFMRAYTELLVSTCHRHGAHAIGGMAAFIPSRRDPAVNETALAKVRDDKTWEAGDGFDGSWVAHPDLVPVCREVFDGVLGAAPNQLGRTRDEVSVIPAQLLNVAATPGDKTLDGLRNAVGVGLRYLAAWLRGSGAVAIDNLMEDAATAEISRSQVWQWLHNDVTLAGGEKVTRALVEQIVTEQLERIRSGYGEAYDAAAFDAARELFVEVALADDFVDFLTLPAYERMP is encoded by the coding sequence ATGACGACGCTGACGACGCCCGACGGGGTCGCGGTCACCGGCCCCGTCCACGACCGGTACGAGCAGGTGCTCAGCCCCGCCGCGCTGGCGCTGGTGGCCGACCTGCACCGACGGTTCGACCGGCGCCGGCACGAGCTGCTCGCGGCCCGGTTCGAGCAGCAGCAGCGGTTGCACGCCGGCGGCACGCTGGAGTTCCCCGCCGAGGCGGCGCAGGTCCGCGGCGGCGACTGGCAGGTCGCGCCGCCCGCGCCGGGGCTGGTCGACCGGCGGGTCGAGATCACCGGCCCGACCGACGCCAAGATGACCATCAACGCGCTGAACTCCGGCGCGAAGGTGTGGCTGGCCGACTTCGAGGACGCCAACACCCCGCTGTGGGAGAACATGGTCGGCGGGCAGCTCAACCTGCGCGACGCGCTCACCGGGACGTTGAGCTTCACCGCGCCGAACGGCAAGCGGTACGAGCTGGGCGAGCAGCAGCCGACGATCGTGGTGCGGCCGCGCGGCTGGCACCTGCCGGAGAAGCACGTCACGGTGGACGGCGAGCGGGTCTCGGGCAGCCTGTTCGACTTCGCGCTCTACCTGGTGAACTGCGGCCGGCTGCAACTCGATCGCGGCCTCGGGCCCTACTACTACCTGCCGAAGATGGAGAGCCACCTCGAGGCGCGGCTGTGGAACGACGTGTTCACGCACGCCGAAGCCACCCTCGGCCTCGACACCGGGACGATCCGGGCCACGGTGCTGATCGAGACCGTCCCGGCCGCGTTCTGCATGCCGGAAATCCTGTACGAGCTGCGCGAACACTCGGCTGGTCTGAACGCCGGCCGGTGGGACTACCTGTTCAGCATCATCAAGAAGTTCCGCAGCCGGGGTGCCGACTTCCTGTTGCCGGACCGCAACGCGGTGACGATGACAGCGCCGTTCATGCGCGCCTACACCGAGCTGCTGGTGAGCACCTGCCACCGGCACGGCGCGCACGCGATCGGGGGGATGGCCGCGTTCATCCCGAGCCGGCGGGACCCGGCGGTCAACGAGACGGCGCTGGCGAAGGTGCGCGACGACAAGACCTGGGAGGCCGGCGACGGGTTCGACGGTTCCTGGGTCGCGCACCCCGACCTGGTACCGGTCTGCCGGGAGGTGTTCGACGGGGTGCTGGGCGCGGCGCCCAACCAGCTCGGCCGCACCCGCGACGAGGTGTCGGTGATCCCGGCGCAGTTGCTGAACGTGGCGGCCACCCCCGGCGACAAGACGCTCGACGGGTTGCGCAACGCCGTCGGCGTCGGGCTGCGCTACCTCGCGGCCTGGCTGCGGGGCTCGGGCGCGGTGGCCATCGACAACCTGATGGAGGACGCCGCGACCGCCGAGATCTCCCGGTCCCAGGTGTGGCAGTGGCTGCACAACGACGTGACGCTGGCCGGCGGCGAGAAGGTCACCCGCGCGCTGGTGGAGCAGATCGTGACCGAACAGCTGGAACGGATCCGGTCCGGCTACGGCGAGGCGTACGACGCTGCCGCCTTCGACGCCGCCCGCGAACTGTTCGTCGAGGTGGCGCTCGCCGACGACTTCGTCGACTTCCTGACCCTGCCGGCCTACGAGCGGATGCCCTGA
- a CDS encoding SDR family NAD(P)-dependent oxidoreductase, with product MSGPRVAVVTGAAQGIGRQIGEQLASEGYALALTDLREPNETLAAVLRHGVEAIAVTGDIAEERSVTRLADAVADRYGRVDVLVNNAGISLLEPAETTSVAQWRRVLEVNLTGPFLTCQTFGRRMLTAGSGAIVNIASIAGLHAVSDRAAYNTSKHGLIGLTRTLAAEWGGRGVRVNAVCPGWVKTEMDAADQASGGYTDDDIQQRVPMGRFAAPGDIATAVAFLADPERSGFVNGVALPVDGGWTADASWTSLRLRKR from the coding sequence ATGAGCGGACCTCGGGTAGCGGTCGTGACCGGTGCGGCGCAAGGGATCGGCCGGCAGATCGGCGAGCAGCTGGCCAGCGAGGGCTACGCGCTCGCACTGACCGACCTGCGCGAGCCGAACGAGACCCTCGCCGCGGTGCTCCGGCACGGTGTGGAGGCGATCGCGGTGACCGGCGACATCGCCGAGGAGCGGTCGGTGACCCGGCTGGCCGACGCGGTCGCCGACCGGTACGGGCGGGTCGACGTGCTGGTCAACAACGCCGGCATCTCGCTGCTGGAACCGGCCGAGACGACCAGCGTGGCGCAGTGGCGGCGGGTGCTGGAGGTCAACCTGACCGGCCCGTTCCTGACCTGCCAGACGTTCGGCCGGCGGATGCTCACGGCCGGCTCCGGCGCGATCGTCAACATCGCCTCGATCGCCGGGCTGCACGCGGTGTCCGACCGTGCGGCCTACAACACCTCCAAGCACGGCCTGATCGGCCTGACCCGTACCCTCGCGGCGGAGTGGGGCGGCCGCGGCGTGCGGGTCAACGCGGTCTGCCCGGGCTGGGTGAAGACCGAGATGGACGCCGCCGACCAGGCCTCCGGTGGGTACACCGACGACGACATCCAGCAGCGGGTGCCGATGGGGCGGTTCGCCGCGCCCGGCGACATCGCGACCGCGGTGGCCTTCCTGGCCGACCCGGAGCGGTCCGGGTTCGTCAACGGGGTCGCCCTGCCGGTCGACGGCGGCTGGACCGCGGACGCCAGCTGGACCAGCCTCCGGCTGCGCAAGCGCTGA
- a CDS encoding TM2 domain-containing protein: MRDKSLGLAYVLWFFFGLLGIHQFYLGKIGRGLLYLLTGGVLGIGWLIDLFTLPSQTRRVNSERRVGL; the protein is encoded by the coding sequence ATGCGGGACAAGTCGCTCGGGCTCGCGTACGTTTTGTGGTTCTTCTTCGGTCTGCTGGGGATCCACCAGTTCTACCTCGGCAAGATCGGCCGCGGCCTCCTCTACCTGCTGACCGGGGGCGTGCTGGGGATCGGCTGGTTGATCGACCTGTTCACGCTGCCGTCCCAGACCCGGCGGGTGAACTCGGAGCGCCGGGTCGGGCTGTGA
- a CDS encoding aminoglycoside phosphotransferase family protein gives MSVQRMPAAEVPVSVELVRRLVAEQRPDLAGLDVAVLANGWDNLVCRLGDRLLVRLPRRAMAAELVAHEQRWLPELAPRLPLPVPAPVFAGRPGHGYPWPWSIVPYLPGRVAADTPPVSSAAAVALGGFLAALHTPAPPDAPPHASRGIPLARRAEGVADLLARLDDPSRRVAAAGLWQAVLEVPGWLGPPQWLHGDLHPANLLVERGALSAVLDFGDLTSGDPAGDLSVAWMLFDADHRSVFRAAYGAADDHTWQRARGWALVLGLVFVTFSVDNPTMAGIGERTLDAVLG, from the coding sequence GTGAGCGTGCAACGGATGCCGGCCGCGGAGGTACCGGTCTCGGTCGAGCTGGTGCGGCGGCTGGTGGCCGAGCAGCGGCCGGACCTGGCCGGACTGGACGTCGCGGTGCTGGCGAACGGGTGGGACAACCTGGTCTGCCGGCTCGGTGACCGGTTGCTGGTGCGGCTGCCGCGCCGGGCGATGGCGGCCGAACTGGTCGCGCACGAGCAGCGTTGGCTGCCCGAACTGGCGCCCCGGTTGCCGCTGCCGGTGCCCGCCCCGGTGTTCGCCGGCCGGCCGGGACACGGCTACCCCTGGCCCTGGAGCATCGTGCCGTACCTGCCGGGCCGGGTCGCGGCGGACACCCCGCCGGTGAGTTCGGCCGCGGCGGTGGCGCTGGGCGGGTTCCTCGCCGCGCTGCACACGCCGGCGCCGCCGGACGCGCCACCGCACGCCTCCCGCGGCATCCCACTCGCCCGGCGCGCGGAGGGGGTCGCCGACCTGCTGGCACGGCTGGACGACCCGTCCCGGCGGGTGGCGGCCGCGGGGTTGTGGCAGGCGGTGCTGGAAGTGCCCGGCTGGCTGGGCCCGCCGCAGTGGCTGCACGGCGACCTGCATCCGGCGAACCTCCTGGTGGAGCGCGGTGCGCTGAGTGCGGTGCTCGACTTCGGTGATCTGACCTCGGGCGATCCGGCCGGAGACCTGTCCGTGGCGTGGATGCTGTTCGACGCCGACCACCGGTCGGTGTTCCGGGCCGCCTACGGGGCGGCCGACGACCACACCTGGCAGCGGGCGCGCGGCTGGGCGCTGGTACTCGGGCTGGTGTTCGTGACGTTCTCGGTGGACAACCCGACGATGGCCGGGATCGGCGAGCGCACCCTGGACGCGGTCCTCGGCTGA
- a CDS encoding GNAT family N-acetyltransferase, whose amino-acid sequence MTDAAWLPEPLTTDRLRLRAFSGSDVPFLVEMGGDPETWRYLGGVRPLEERRRSIERAFDTPNVFIACAGTAQIGFISLRTCDRESAGGAPEIGYVFARAHWGRGYAREAVAAVLDWGFATFPEAPRIVALTQEANGRSRRLLESLGMRLVERYFAWDAEQTMFAVDRP is encoded by the coding sequence ATGACCGATGCCGCCTGGCTGCCGGAGCCGCTGACCACCGACCGGCTGCGGCTGCGCGCCTTCTCCGGTTCCGACGTGCCGTTCCTGGTCGAAATGGGCGGTGACCCCGAGACCTGGCGCTACCTCGGCGGCGTCCGGCCGCTCGAGGAGCGGCGCCGCTCAATCGAGAGAGCGTTCGACACCCCCAACGTGTTCATCGCCTGCGCCGGCACCGCGCAGATCGGGTTCATCAGCCTCCGGACCTGCGACCGGGAGAGTGCCGGCGGCGCGCCCGAGATCGGGTACGTGTTCGCCCGGGCGCACTGGGGCCGCGGCTACGCCCGCGAGGCGGTCGCCGCGGTCCTCGACTGGGGCTTCGCGACGTTCCCCGAGGCACCGCGCATCGTGGCCCTCACCCAGGAGGCCAACGGGCGCTCCCGGCGGCTGCTGGAATCGCTCGGCATGCGGCTCGTCGAGCGCTACTTCGCATGGGACGCCGAGCAGACCATGTTCGCCGTCGACCGCCCCTGA
- a CDS encoding alpha/beta fold hydrolase has translation MTTPERWVPPASRDLIQQGSRRLRYCVYGPEDGIPVVSSNPTPHTRWERPDVVDAYQRAGLRALSYDRPGYGGSSRQPGRTVADAAADVVALAGAMGWERFAVTGFSGGAAHALACAALLPDRVTRCAVVAGTAPFGAPGLDFFAGMSDDNADGFRLATRGAGEFGRRTRRVATQVLADLDAGSPDAGRLARMRAMLLDGQQGWADDMVALVRPWGFDVRDVARPVGVWFSPDDVNSPPGHGAWLLTHLSNAEGHRYAGGHEPGSDTTERLLRWLAA, from the coding sequence ATGACGACTCCTGAGCGCTGGGTACCACCAGCCAGCCGCGATCTGATCCAGCAGGGCAGCCGGCGGCTGCGGTACTGCGTGTACGGGCCGGAGGACGGGATACCGGTCGTGTCGTCGAACCCGACGCCGCACACCCGGTGGGAGCGCCCGGACGTGGTGGACGCGTACCAGCGGGCCGGGCTCCGGGCGCTGTCGTACGACCGTCCCGGCTACGGCGGGTCGTCCCGGCAGCCCGGCCGTACCGTGGCCGACGCGGCGGCGGATGTCGTGGCGCTGGCTGGCGCGATGGGCTGGGAGCGCTTCGCGGTGACCGGTTTCTCGGGCGGTGCGGCGCACGCGCTCGCCTGCGCCGCGCTGCTGCCGGACCGGGTGACCCGGTGCGCCGTGGTGGCGGGTACGGCGCCCTTCGGCGCTCCGGGGCTGGACTTCTTCGCCGGCATGTCCGACGACAACGCCGACGGGTTCCGGCTGGCCACCCGGGGCGCGGGGGAGTTCGGCCGGCGTACCCGCCGGGTCGCCACCCAGGTGCTCGCCGACCTGGACGCTGGCTCGCCGGACGCCGGCCGGCTGGCGCGAATGCGGGCCATGCTGCTGGATGGCCAGCAGGGCTGGGCCGACGACATGGTCGCCCTGGTGCGCCCGTGGGGCTTCGACGTGCGAGACGTCGCCCGGCCGGTCGGGGTCTGGTTCAGCCCCGACGACGTCAACAGCCCACCCGGCCACGGCGCGTGGCTGCTGACCCACCTCTCGAACGCCGAGGGGCACCGGTACGCCGGCGGTCACGAACCGGGATCCGACACCACCGAACGGCTGCTGCGCTGGCTGGCGGCCTGA
- a CDS encoding DUF6188 family protein, with translation MVEHADRWVLPFRGFAVTKVEADWAFGLTFDDQGAVRISSTMTLGWAATAARSETARLKPECQDVAAGLALFNATVLSAVASKSGGLRIVFDDGHRLAVAPDSDYEAWTATGPSGMLIVSRPGGDLAVWTSQP, from the coding sequence TTGGTCGAACATGCCGACCGCTGGGTGTTGCCATTCCGGGGATTTGCCGTCACCAAGGTCGAAGCCGATTGGGCATTCGGCCTCACCTTCGATGACCAGGGCGCCGTGCGCATCAGTAGCACGATGACGTTGGGTTGGGCCGCCACCGCAGCAAGGTCGGAGACGGCGCGATTGAAGCCCGAGTGTCAGGATGTCGCGGCAGGCCTTGCCCTGTTCAATGCCACGGTCTTGTCCGCGGTGGCGTCCAAGTCCGGCGGGCTGCGAATCGTGTTCGATGACGGCCACAGACTCGCGGTCGCCCCGGACTCCGACTACGAGGCCTGGACCGCAACCGGGCCGAGCGGAATGCTTATCGTGAGCCGACCCGGCGGCGATCTGGCGGTGTGGACGTCGCAGCCCTGA
- a CDS encoding HAD family hydrolase → MTPAQIFAATRLILLDFDGPTAHLFAGTPARVVADRLAAQLAAAGVPLPDDVDQYGPPELGAELIRQHRDQADTIEALVTAAEVEAARTAEPTPGCRDMLSAAHRAGRPVVMVSNNSAAAVRAYLSKHQLTGYVAEVIGRPHAAPERMKPNPWPLQEAARRHQVSATTCVLIGDSVTDIEAARAAGSASIGYANKHGKAARLTDAGATTTVTDMRELAEALCPDTGTEDRTMP, encoded by the coding sequence ATGACCCCCGCCCAGATCTTCGCCGCCACCCGCCTGATCCTGCTCGACTTCGACGGACCGACCGCCCACCTGTTCGCCGGCACCCCGGCCCGGGTCGTCGCGGATCGACTCGCCGCCCAACTCGCCGCGGCCGGTGTCCCACTACCCGACGACGTCGACCAGTACGGACCGCCCGAACTCGGCGCCGAACTCATCCGTCAGCACCGCGACCAGGCCGACACCATCGAAGCCCTAGTGACCGCCGCCGAGGTCGAAGCCGCCCGCACTGCCGAGCCGACCCCCGGATGTCGAGACATGCTCTCCGCCGCCCACCGCGCCGGTCGCCCCGTCGTCATGGTCAGCAACAACTCAGCCGCCGCCGTCCGCGCCTACCTCAGCAAACACCAGCTCACCGGCTACGTTGCCGAGGTCATCGGCCGGCCGCACGCCGCACCCGAACGCATGAAACCCAACCCATGGCCGCTACAAGAAGCCGCACGACGGCACCAGGTCTCAGCCACGACCTGCGTCCTGATCGGCGACTCCGTCACCGACATCGAGGCAGCCCGAGCCGCAGGATCTGCCAGCATCGGCTACGCCAACAAACACGGCAAAGCTGCCCGCCTCACCGATGCCGGCGCCACCACCACGGTCACCGACATGCGCGAACTCGCCGAGGCACTCTGCCCGGACACCGGCACCGAGGATCGGACGATGCCATGA
- a CDS encoding phosphotransferase — protein sequence MTELAHLAVPEDVRQQVHRRWPTAGPAWSAVVVNELHELLTEHHATHPQVMPARYGLVVSANTPTGTLVFRSTPDPDGVHQAAVSPALAELDVSPRLHQVRTTDTGVWTVMDRITPGVPLGDLTEPPTLDAIVGMLRPLAGQPTPAADLPSLFDWLRDRLTDDHLNDLPRGRSVAPLSERLQALALLDELAHDHVPALCHGDTSPWNILTGDRLYLIDPRGVAGELAYDAAIIALKAADKIPISRTSKALGAALGITPERITIWVSVGVAAST from the coding sequence ATGACCGAACTCGCCCATCTCGCCGTACCGGAAGACGTCCGACAGCAGGTTCACCGCCGCTGGCCAACCGCCGGTCCCGCATGGTCCGCCGTAGTCGTCAACGAGCTGCACGAGCTACTGACCGAACACCACGCGACCCACCCGCAGGTCATGCCCGCCCGCTACGGCCTGGTCGTCAGCGCCAACACCCCGACCGGCACCCTCGTGTTCCGATCCACGCCGGACCCCGACGGAGTACACCAAGCAGCGGTTAGCCCAGCCCTCGCCGAACTCGACGTGTCTCCGCGCCTCCACCAGGTCCGCACCACCGACACCGGCGTGTGGACCGTCATGGATCGCATCACCCCGGGCGTCCCACTCGGCGATCTCACCGAGCCGCCAACGCTTGACGCCATCGTCGGAATGCTTCGACCCCTCGCCGGCCAGCCAACACCAGCCGCCGACCTGCCCAGCCTCTTCGACTGGCTCCGTGACCGCCTCACCGACGATCACCTCAACGACCTACCCCGAGGCCGCAGCGTCGCACCGCTGTCTGAGCGCCTCCAGGCCCTCGCCCTCCTGGACGAACTCGCCCACGACCACGTACCCGCCCTCTGCCACGGCGACACCTCACCATGGAACATCCTCACCGGCGACCGCCTGTACCTCATCGACCCCCGAGGCGTCGCAGGAGAACTGGCCTACGACGCCGCCATCATCGCCCTCAAAGCCGCCGACAAAATACCCATCTCACGGACATCGAAAGCGCTTGGAGCGGCGCTAGGCATCACCCCTGAGCGAATTACCATCTGGGTGTCGGTCGGAGTCGCCGCCAGCACGTGA